A DNA window from Onthophagus taurus isolate NC chromosome 1, IU_Otau_3.0, whole genome shotgun sequence contains the following coding sequences:
- the LOC111421765 gene encoding uncharacterized protein, whose protein sequence is MCYVTAKGIDIDVLAELTINDIDHLIPAEQFGLRIIIIKKLFVWKQLNGLTTPLASTITASNSSSSTVNNWINANIIDTDGNGNPENQPIFKLENLLLKSVSGQLILSEYKVSGLSSKNRNILTTIIVEDWLASDTSVDRQLCQNVAKEIKNLFPLECEVTYLGTKKQRGKLIEKYYSLRKKYKHSLSIGQKRKTGNVTDAFNEADTDEETFDINTFSDYKWLKNNYSPNDIVFEKWISTFNVRQKDVRDKSIDVFTKWPILKQNIAVALIELDFKKLHPKRNTLLFSKWTIFETLIKNIYHRDIKDKKSRTLFNLLQSSNLNEDSKNYLLIINLNAILIPAIIRTGQDIYRPTILDGQESFAYHLKDKSFIQSFIKNRKEVYEKNHWTLQPLILGIGKTIESLECFYIYVNDILYEVESFLKAVSVTFQLYIAFNLE, encoded by the exons ATGTGTTATGTTACAGCCAAAGGAATAGACATCGACGTTCTTGCAGAACTGACCATCAACGATATTGATCATTTAATTCCTGCAGAACAATTCGGTCtacgaattattattataaaaaagctttttgtaTGGAAACAACTCAAC GGATTAACAACACCCCTAGCAAGTACAATTACTGCATCgaattcatcatcatcaacagTAAATAATTGGATAAATGCTAATATAATAGATACAGATGGAAATGGTAATCCTGAAAATCAACCGATCTTT aagttaGAAAATCTCTTATTAAAATCGGTTAGTGGTCAGTTAATTTTATCAGAATATAAAGTTAGTGGATTAAGTTCGAAAAATCGAAATATCCTTACCACGATAATCGTGGAGGATTGGTTAGCGAGTGACACATCTGTAGATCGCCAATTGTGCCAAAATGTCgcaaaggaaataaaaaacctaTTCCCATTAGAATGTGAG GTAACGTATTTGGGTACCAAAAAACAACGGGGAAAactaatagaaaaatattattcccTTCGAAAGAAGTATAAGCATTCACTTTCTATTGgacagaaaagaaaaacaggaAACGTTACTGATGCCTTTAACGAAGCAGATACTGATGAAGAGACGTTTGACATAAATACATTTAGCGATTATAAATGGTTAAAAAACAACTACTCCCCAAACGATATAGTGTTTGAAAAGTGGATAAGCACGTTTAATGTTCGACAAAAAGACGTTCGTGACAAATCAATAGatgtttttacaaaatggcctattttaaaacaaaacattgCTGTAGCACTG attgaattagattttaaaaaattgcatcCAAAGCGAAACACACTATTATTTTCCAAGTGGACAATATTTGAAACccttataaaaaatatataccatagagatataaaagataaaaaatctcGCAcacttttcaatttattacaGTCATCTAACTTAAATGAAg attcaaaaaattaCCTCTTAATTATAAATCTGAATGCCATACTTATTCCTGCTATAATTAGAACTGGACAAGACATTTACAGACCAACAATACTAGATGGCCAAGAAAGTTTCGCCTATCATTTAAag GACAAGAGCTTCatacaaagttttattaagaatAGAAAGGAAGTTTATGAAAAGAACCACTGGACGTTACAACCATTGATATTAGGAATAGGCAAAACAATTGAAAGTTTAGAATGCTTTTATATATACGTTAATGACATATTATATGAAGTTGAATCCTTTTTAAAGGCAGTTTCTGTCACATTTCAATTATATATCGCCTTCAATTTGGAATAG
- the LOC139431422 gene encoding uncharacterized protein, with protein MLILILISIVVATPEQGFEINRIESNPGLYFEQIHALSLYNTVWKLYNSIDLRSYKELYQLVTVSSLKTNEICNSNREVLPDQFCYTFTSVMNATLERLKQNDLLVADLLATTNNNVRNKRGAVNIIGGAAKLLFGTLDAEDGAMFNKKINYLEENQNKLIELSKYQVSTFESAMNALNTTKNNPIYRKLQTKLEHITDYIEKISNSVNNATAKIKLYQTIDESVLLFDLLANHFSQYQGNLLEILINAHQGIIHPLLLSPAKLVSELQKIQNLIPTDSTFPVTLILANSHELYKLLKLSVYRNGEIIYFIVRVPLTNRDVYDLVKVTSLPVRLDKDLFSFIVPSKSYLVIDNNKQQFFQTDIDYVKSCITLNEKLLCEQKEPLHFVAASENCEISIYSKSKISESCDKRLIHLLHPLFVKNEAPNSWIFAAPKATSLQINCKFSKSSIELNNTGILNLQPKCVAYADNVILQSFNEIKQITNFITPFIPKINMTEAFWKSKINFANVPKYNYSLMSNNLISLSKFSVSLSHLKDKQKELVPNVHDVHHYVSIYVLLIIFIIVTIVIIVLRKLKKEKPVDVEQPTQNSAESVDTIEICSNPSYKFPN; from the coding sequence ATGCTGATACTAATCCTAATCTCTATAGTGGTCGCCACGCCGGAGCAGGGATTTGAGATAAATCGAATAGAATCAAATCCTGGCCtctattttgaacaaataCACGCCTTATCTCTTTACAACACTGTTTGGAAACTGTATAACTCAATAGATCTTAGAAGTTATAAAGAACTGTATCAACTAGTCACTGTTAGTTCCTTAAAAAccaatgaaatttgtaatagtAATAGAGAGGTACTTCCTGATCAATTTTGTTACACATTCACTTCTGTAATGAATGCGACTCTTGAAAGATTAAAACAGAATGATCTTCTTGTAGCTGACCTTTTAGCCACtactaataataatgtaagAAACAAACGGGGTGCAGTTAATATTATTGGCGGAGCAGCCAAATTGCTTTTCGGTACATTGGATGCTGAAGACGGTGCTATGttcaataaaaagattaattatttagaggaaaatcaaaataaactcATTGAGTTATCAAAATATCAAGTGTCGACTTTCGAAAGTGCCATGAATGCCTTGAACACTACTAAGAATAATCCTATTTACCGGAAATTACAAACTAAACTAGAACATATTACAGattatatcgaaaaaatatcaaattctgTTAATAATGCCACCGCAAAAATAAAGCTTTATCAAACTATTGACGAAAGTGTACTACTTTTCGATTTACTTGCAAATCATTTTAGTCAATATCAAGgtaatttattagaaatcCTTATAAATGCCCATCAAGGAATTATCCACCCTTTGTTATTAAGCCCAGCAAAATTAGTTTCGGAACtgcagaaaattcaaaatttaattcccACAGATTCGACCTTTCCAGTCACTCTCATTTTAGCAAATTCTCATGAATTGTACAAACTTTTGAAACTGTCAGTATATCGAAATGGAGAAATAATATATTTCATAGTGCGTGTACCATTAACCAACCGCGACGTTTATGATTTAGTAAAAGTGACAAGTCTCCCAGTGCGTTtagataaagatttatttagttttattgtgCCATCGAAATCGTATTTAGTAATAGATAATAAtaagcaacaattttttcaaactgATATAGATTATGTTAAGTCATGTATtactttaaatgaaaaattactttgtgAACAAAAAGAACCTTTACATTTCGTAGCTGCCAGTGAGAACTGCGAAATATCAATTTAtagtaaaagtaaaatatCAGAATCATGCGACAAACgattaatacatttattacaCCCTTTATTCGTAAAAAATGAAGCTCCAAATTCTTGGATTTTTGCAGCCCCTAAGGCGACATCCctacaaataaattgtaaatttagtAAATCGTCGATTGAATTAAATAACACAGGAATTTTAAATCTACAACCAAAATGTGTAGCTTATGCTGACAATGTAATTTTACAATCATTTAACGAAATTaagcaaattacaaattttattactccttttattccaaaaattaatatgactGAAGCGTTTTGGAAGTCAAAGATAAATTTTGCTAATGTTCCCAAGTACAATTATTCGTTAATGTCAAATAACTTAATAAGTTTAAGTaaatttagtgttagtttaagTCATTTAAAAGATAAGCAAAAAGAATTAGTTCCAAATGTTCACGATGTACATCATTATGTATCCATTTATgtattattgataatttttataattgttacCATTGTAATAATAGTAttgcgaaaattaaaaaaagaaaaacctgtAGACGTAGAACAGCCTACTCAAAATTCTGCCGAATCCGTAGATACAATAGAAATTTGCAGCAACCCTTCCTACAAATTTCCTAATTAA